The DNA region TCTACTGATATGTGTGCGGGCATGGCTGCCGGCAAGACCTGGTTCAAGGTACCCTCTGCCATCAAGTTCAATATCGTAGGCAAGCTGCCCAAGTACAGCTCCGCAAAGGATGTTATCCTGCATATAATCGGCAAGATCGGCGTTGACGGTGCGCTGTACCGCTCTATGGAATTCATGGGCGAGGGTCTGAAGAACCTTACTATGGAAGACAGACTCTGTATGGCTAATATGGCAATCGAAGCAGGTGCAAAGAATGGTATCTTCGCAGTTGATGAAGTTACCAGGGAGTATCTCAAGGGCAGAACTGACAGAGAGTATAAAGTATATGAGGCTGATCCTGATGCAGAGTACGATGAGGAGTATACCATCGACCTCAGCACCATCAAGCCCACAGTAGCATTCCCTCATCTGCCCGAGAATGCAAGAACCTTTGATGATATCCCCGAGATCAAGATAGATCAGGTAGTTATCGGTTCATGTACAAACGGCAGGATCGAGGATCTGAGAGCAGCGGCAGAGATACTCAAGGGCAAGCGCGTTGCAAGCCATGTAAGATGTATCGTTATCCCCGCAACTCAGAACATCTATCTTACAGCAATGAAAGAAGGTCTGCTGGAGATATTTATTGAATCAGGCTGTGCTGTTTCCGCACCTACCTGCGGTCCATGTCTCGGCGGACATATGGGTATCCTCGCAGCGGGCGAAAAGGCAGTAGCTACAACCAACAGAAACTTCGTAGGAAGAATGGGTCATCCCGAGTCTGAGGTGTACCTTGCTTCACCTTACGTTGCAGCAGCTTCTGCTGTGGCAGGACGTATAGCTCAGCCTGCGGACGTTATGTAATAAGCCCATACTTAGGGTTATTTGAATAATCAGATAGGAGGCGGGTTATGACTAATTATTTGGTTGATATTTTCTTCGATACCATTTCCGTTATTATGAACAAAAAATACGGATCATCGTTTACTCCTGCTCAGCGCAGAGAACAAGTAATGGATTACATCGAAAAGCTGAGAGTCGGAAATGTATTCACCATTGAGCAGACACAAGCTATCATCGATAAAAAAGGTTTCAACAACTTTTACGCAGAATCTGTCAACGGCGTATCCTGCTTCCGTCTTGTAAAAGAGGGTTTTTTCGGAAAGGCAAAGGTCTGCTATTTCATCACCCGCACCAAGGATAAGATGGATTCGACCTACCTTGAACAGGTGTATGAAGAACTGCGCAGGCAGGCGGCAGGCGAGAATATCTTTAATTCCGACAAATATATCAAGTAAGTTGAAAGGAGTTTTCATAGAATGAAGGCTTGCGGAAAAGTACATAAGTACGGGGATAACGTTGATACAGACGTTATTATCCCCGCAAGATATCTGAACACAGCAAACATGGAGGAGCTGGCTCAGCACTGCATGGAGGATATCGACATAGATTTTGCGAAGAACGTAAAGAAGGGCGATATAATGGTGGCTAAAGCCAATTTCGGCTGTGGTTCTTCCAGAGAGCACGCACCTGCTTCCATTAAGGCAAGCGGTATATCCTGCGTTATCGCAAAGAGCTTTGCAAGAATATTTTACAGAAATGCGATCAATATCGGTCTGCCGATAATCGAGTGTGAAGAGGCTTCTGAGAAGATCGAAGCAGGTGACGAGGTCGAGATAGATTTCGATTCAGGCGTTATCACCAATAAGACCAAGGGTGAGACCTATCAGGGTCAGTCCTTCCCCGAGTTCCTTATCAAGATAATCAATTCGAATGGTCTGCTGAATTCTCTGAAATAAGAATATTAAAGTGGGTACTGCGCCGTCAGTACCCGCTTTTTTGCGTAACAGTCCCAAAAAATGTGCAATAAAAAATGCGCCCGATTATATTATCGAGCGCAATTTTTGATATGCTTAATTCCAGAGCTTCTCGGGATATGCACCATCAGCTATCAGCTTAGAAATTGCAGCCTTAACTGATGGTTTGTCCTCAGCATAGGTAACACCGAACCATTTGTCATGGCTTTCAAGCAGTTTGCATTCTGCTTCACCGTGCTTTATCATGTAGTCGATACCCTCGGGCAGAAGAAATTCCGCAGTAAGGCTTGTTCCGTTCTTTTCAAGAAATTCCTCAAAACGCCTGTTGAGCCTGTCTATGAATCCTGCAGGACATCCCCACATATTCATTGAAACAAAGCTGTCTTCACTGAGCTCCTTTGTATCTTCCTTGCCCGAAAGAACTCTGCCGTCGGCATCGCGGCGGATATTGTAGGTCTCTTCAACATCGACCAGCATATTGTTGCCATCGACTTTGCAGACACCCCTGTTTACTGCGCCGTTGTCACTTAGCGTGTTCTTCAGTACAAAGCCAGCCATGGACATTTTCAGCTTGTCGCCTGTCTGTCCTTCCGAAAGATAATCATGGAGTACTTTGAAAGCTTCTCTGCCGTAGAAGTCATCTGCATTTATAACAGCAAAAGGTTCGTTTACAATGCCCTTGCAGCAGCAAACTGCGTGTCCGTGCCCCCAGGGCTTAACTCTGCCCTCGGGAACAGTATAGTCAGCAGGAAGACAGTCGAGTTCCTGATAAACATAATCTACTTTTACCTGCGCACCTATGCGGTTTCCTATCATCTCGTCGAATGCCTCGCGGATATCGCGTCTTATGATGAATACTACCTTATCGAATCCTGCTCGTACAGCATCGAATATTGAGTAGTCCATTATTATCTCGCCGTTCGGCCCGAAAGGTTCCAGCTGTTTTATACCGCCCTTGAACCTTGTACCGAGTCCGGCTGCCATTATTACCAGAGTTGCACTCATTATATAATATCTCCTTGATTAATTTTTTTTGTACTATAAAAATATTCTTTTAAGATATTATTGCATATTTTATAATGTTTGTCAATAGCGGTTATATCGAAAATCTAGCCAAAAATTGCGGAATATTACCAATTTGAAGGAATTTTTGAAAAATATTCCACAACTATTGAAACATTTGTAAGGTTATGGTATAATATTATAAGAGCAGTAAGAAAATACAGGATATGAACAGGCAGGTGTTTAAAATGCGCATAGCTGTGTGCGATGATGAACAGCGGTTTATATGTGATCTGAAAAAGGATCTGGATGAACTATACAGCAGCCTTGATATGATAACAGATGGCTACACCAGCGGTGAAGAACTGCTTAAAGGCTTCAGGCGTAAGGCATACGATGTTGTTTTCCTCGATATCGAAATGCCTGAGATGGACGGGATTACCCTCGCCGGAAAGATACGTGAACTCAGCCGCGATGTGTGCATAGTATTTCTGACAGGGCATATCGAGTATGCTATAAAGGGTTATGAGGTCAATGCATTGAGATACCTTACAAAGCCTGCGGATAAACAAAAGATAAAGGAAGTTATCGACCATGTGCTTGTTAAACTCGAAAGCAGCAAGACCCTGTGGGTGAAGACTGCTGAAGGTGAACAGCGAATATCCCTTTCTGATATACTATTTATTGAAGCCCATAATCAGAACGTTATCATAAGTACAGCTGATGAAAGCATTTCCGTCCGCGGGAATATACGCGATTATGAGGAAGAGCTTTCGCAGTACGGCTTTTTCAGGATACACAGGGGTTATCTGATCTCTCTGCCCAAAGTTCTCAGGATAGGCAGTAAAAGTGTTGTTTTGGAGGACAATACCACTCTCCCCGTCAGCAGGAGCAAGGAGAGCAAGCTTCGTGATATGCTGTTTTCTTATGTCAGCAAAGAGGCATTCTGAATCTGTGTATAATACAATTCTCAAATCCAAAAAATTTAACCATAAAATAATTCATTAATAACTACTTGATTATTATTATTCAATGTGATATAATTATAATGCAGAATAGTTCTTTTTATATTGAAACTGACCGCCTTGGGGGTATAAGAATGTCAAGGATACTGGTAGTCGATGATGACAGCATGGCTGTCAGAATGATCGGATTTATATTGAAAAAATCAGGTCATGAATGTTTAAGCGCATCAAGCGGAGCTCAGGGAATGGCACTCCTTAAAAGCGAAAATCCCGATCTTATGCTTCTGGACATTGAGATGCCCGGTGAAAACGGTTTTGAAGTACTTGAAGCTCTTCGCAGAGAAAGCGGGATAAGTGATGCAAAGGTCTGCCTGATGTCGGGCACTGTTACAGATGATCTTCGTGAAAGGGCTGAAAAGCTGGGGGCAGTAGGATTTATAAGCAAGCCGGTTTCCGCAGCGGAGCTTATGCAAGTTCTGAGCAGAACAGAGATCTGAAATAAAGGAGTGTGGGTATATGGAGCATTACAGAGTAGCTGTTATTGATGATGACAGAGGAAATCTTAAAATCGCAGATCGTATACTCAGTCTTTATGGGTATACTGTTGACTGCCTTGATTCGGGCGAAGCTCTGCTTGAATATGTCAAAGAAAACAAGCCCGATCTTATTTTGCTTGATGTACATCTGACAGGTATAAACGGTTTTGAAACTTTACAGAAACTGAAATCGAATCATGAAGTCAGGGATATCCCTGTTATCATACTTACGGCGGATACAGAATCGGATACTGAGACAAAAGCACTTACAGCAGGTGCGTCTGATTTTGTGGCGAAACCTTTTGTGGCTTCGGTGCTTCTTCTGCGTGTAAAAAATACCATCGAGCTGAACAGGCTTCAGCGCGATCTTAAAAGTGAAGCTAAAAAACTCAGCTCCGACATTATCGAAGAACATCGAAGAAATGAAAGATTATCCATGCAGGTCGTACAGACGCTTGCAGGGGCAGTTGATGCAAAGGATAAGTACACCAACGGTCATTCTACCCGCGTAGCTGAATATTCAAGAGAGATAGCAAGGAGCGCAGGTCTTTCCGAAAAAGAGCAGGAGAAGATCTATATGATGGGACTTCTGCATGATGTCGGAAAGATAGGCGTGCCGGATTATGTTATAAATAAGCCCACAAAGCTCACTCCCGAAGAATTTGACATTATAAAGACCCACCCCGGGGTAGGGTATGATATACTTAAGAATATCAGCGAGATGCCTCAGCTTGCGGTCGCTGCCAGATGGCATCACGAAAGGTATGACGGCACAGGTTATCCCGATGGGCTTAAAGGCGAGGATATCCCGATGGAAGTCCGCATAATCACTGTGGCTGATGCTTACGATGCCATGAGTTCAAGAAGAAGCTATCATGATGTTTATGCGCAGGAGTATATCAGGAGCGAATTCAGGAACAATATGGGTACTCAGTTTGATCCGAAGTTTGCACAGATAATGCTTGATATGATAGACGAGGACACCGAGTACAGCATGAGAGAGGATCCGGATTCCTATCTGGTGGGTGATAACGGCGTTACTGTTGAGCAAAATATCAATTCAGACAAAGATCTGGTCTTTGGATTTTTGTCGATGCTTGAAGCAGGCGGACTTGACACTGCCATCGGCATGAAGTACTGCATGAACGATACCGAGTTCTATGCCGAGATGCTGACTGAGTATACAGGCAGTATGGATGACAGGATAAGGCATCTTGAAGAATGTATAGCCTGCGGAAATTCCGATCAGTACAGGGTATATGTACATTCTTTGAAAAGCGCTTCCAAGACTATCGGTGCTATATCTATAAGCGAAAAGGCAGCAAAGCTTGAAGAAGCGGCTGTAAGCGGTGACTGGAAGCTTATAGTCGATACAACTCCCGATGTTATAGCCGAACTTCGCGGTACAGTGGGCAGTATACTCATGGCGATGTCCATATACGGGCTGTGATAACAGGATCAAAGGCGGAAGTGTT from Ruminococcus albus AD2013 includes:
- the leuC gene encoding 3-isopropylmalate dehydratase large subunit yields the protein MAMTMTQKILAAHAGLDEVKAGQLIMADLDLVLGNDVTTPVAINEFNKAGFSDIFNKDKITMVMDHFTPNKDIKAAQQCKQCREFASKYDITHYYDVGDVGIEHALLPEKGLVVPGDAVIGADSHTCTYGALGAFSTGVGSTDMCAGMAAGKTWFKVPSAIKFNIVGKLPKYSSAKDVILHIIGKIGVDGALYRSMEFMGEGLKNLTMEDRLCMANMAIEAGAKNGIFAVDEVTREYLKGRTDREYKVYEADPDAEYDEEYTIDLSTIKPTVAFPHLPENARTFDDIPEIKIDQVVIGSCTNGRIEDLRAAAEILKGKRVASHVRCIVIPATQNIYLTAMKEGLLEIFIESGCAVSAPTCGPCLGGHMGILAAGEKAVATTNRNFVGRMGHPESEVYLASPYVAAASAVAGRIAQPADVM
- the leuD gene encoding 3-isopropylmalate dehydratase small subunit, with product MKACGKVHKYGDNVDTDVIIPARYLNTANMEELAQHCMEDIDIDFAKNVKKGDIMVAKANFGCGSSREHAPASIKASGISCVIAKSFARIFYRNAINIGLPIIECEEASEKIEAGDEVEIDFDSGVITNKTKGETYQGQSFPEFLIKIINSNGLLNSLK
- a CDS encoding nucleotidyltransferase family protein; amino-acid sequence: MSATLVIMAAGLGTRFKGGIKQLEPFGPNGEIIMDYSIFDAVRAGFDKVVFIIRRDIREAFDEMIGNRIGAQVKVDYVYQELDCLPADYTVPEGRVKPWGHGHAVCCCKGIVNEPFAVINADDFYGREAFKVLHDYLSEGQTGDKLKMSMAGFVLKNTLSDNGAVNRGVCKVDGNNMLVDVEETYNIRRDADGRVLSGKEDTKELSEDSFVSMNMWGCPAGFIDRLNRRFEEFLEKNGTSLTAEFLLPEGIDYMIKHGEAECKLLESHDKWFGVTYAEDKPSVKAAISKLIADGAYPEKLWN
- a CDS encoding LytR/AlgR family response regulator transcription factor; the encoded protein is MNRQVFKMRIAVCDDEQRFICDLKKDLDELYSSLDMITDGYTSGEELLKGFRRKAYDVVFLDIEMPEMDGITLAGKIRELSRDVCIVFLTGHIEYAIKGYEVNALRYLTKPADKQKIKEVIDHVLVKLESSKTLWVKTAEGEQRISLSDILFIEAHNQNVIISTADESISVRGNIRDYEEELSQYGFFRIHRGYLISLPKVLRIGSKSVVLEDNTTLPVSRSKESKLRDMLFSYVSKEAF
- a CDS encoding response regulator, with translation MSRILVVDDDSMAVRMIGFILKKSGHECLSASSGAQGMALLKSENPDLMLLDIEMPGENGFEVLEALRRESGISDAKVCLMSGTVTDDLRERAEKLGAVGFISKPVSAAELMQVLSRTEI
- a CDS encoding HD domain-containing phosphohydrolase; the encoded protein is MEHYRVAVIDDDRGNLKIADRILSLYGYTVDCLDSGEALLEYVKENKPDLILLDVHLTGINGFETLQKLKSNHEVRDIPVIILTADTESDTETKALTAGASDFVAKPFVASVLLLRVKNTIELNRLQRDLKSEAKKLSSDIIEEHRRNERLSMQVVQTLAGAVDAKDKYTNGHSTRVAEYSREIARSAGLSEKEQEKIYMMGLLHDVGKIGVPDYVINKPTKLTPEEFDIIKTHPGVGYDILKNISEMPQLAVAARWHHERYDGTGYPDGLKGEDIPMEVRIITVADAYDAMSSRRSYHDVYAQEYIRSEFRNNMGTQFDPKFAQIMLDMIDEDTEYSMREDPDSYLVGDNGVTVEQNINSDKDLVFGFLSMLEAGGLDTAIGMKYCMNDTEFYAEMLTEYTGSMDDRIRHLEECIACGNSDQYRVYVHSLKSASKTIGAISISEKAAKLEEAAVSGDWKLIVDTTPDVIAELRGTVGSILMAMSIYGL